From Amycolatopsis sp. YIM 10, the proteins below share one genomic window:
- a CDS encoding AMP-binding protein — MSEDNRGPAVTSVRQDEAWFADRLDPGSASAVRSRAYRVSGPLDVGLLGRAWQEVVRRHDVLRATITEAGGRPVQRIAAADQVAKSFVDMGVVPDAEDAEDELCADIIAEPMWLAEGPLARLTVAGTAPDEHVVVLVAHRAVADESSMVIMLDELSRCYTAALTGRSPSEALRAPLLQYGEFARWQREREGSAEHKRMLDWWRDELTPAPPALALPLHRDRPAGPSVDGGVVRFNWGAELAATLGQFAREQGVDPAAVLLTAFTCLLHRFGGADRIPVGLPVRSRPWSAFDRAVGPFDSQLVLTTGFGGRPSFREVLNRVRIQLRDAAAHGGPTEGQLAAAVNPPRDPRHSPFFDAGFVYREHESIVESDGLLRGVDVKDPALRLRGCTVRRERVDPQWSDVDFALLIDEVKPEISGGFRCRTSMIDARIARFVAVQLRTVVEAALAHPDLPVANLPLDTPVRIKTALVAADRIEATAPVTATVTELVRTHSGEALPGVSYAELLARADSIAAVLPPGPVAVRMASGAGQVAAVLGAFTAGAHVVCLAASDSGERARSVLADLKPVVLLVENAAADDKIVQWYKDELDGTVVDINAVEPAKPRPMAVATTDLAYVAYTSGSTGRPKGITQNHAALAQFTGWFATEFRLGEGARLAQWAAPGYDAALCETFAALISGATLHPVPERIRANPEKLTAWLAAEGITHFQTVPSFAREVLGVLERTGERLPALTHLLLAGEALPAELANGLRTALPSARLINLYGPTESILATWYEVSVKLHGVAPIGRPIPGRQVLVVDGEDRPCPAGVTGNLVLRSPYLTPGYLGDVTTNAFEPLRPRPELGVAGGTCYRTGDLGRFRHDGVLEFRGRADSQVKVLGMRMELGEVEAALAAHPSIADCAVIGVPGADGLVSQLLAYVVLAEPGDAPVAEWRRHLVRRFGKTLLPLTYQTVDALPRNVGGKIDRRRLPVPEPVVTPVEPNSPAQRAIAAIFAELTGATAVAADDTFFAVGGQSVQLPRLLHLIRARLGAELSLWDYFADPTPAGLSLLCTCETEEE; from the coding sequence GTGTCGGAGGACAACCGCGGCCCCGCCGTCACCTCCGTCCGGCAGGACGAGGCGTGGTTCGCCGATCGGCTCGATCCCGGTTCGGCGTCGGCCGTTCGCAGCCGGGCCTACCGGGTCAGCGGGCCGCTGGACGTCGGCCTGCTGGGCCGGGCCTGGCAGGAGGTGGTGCGCAGGCACGACGTCCTGCGCGCCACCATCACCGAGGCCGGCGGGCGGCCGGTGCAGCGCATCGCCGCCGCCGACCAGGTGGCCAAGTCCTTTGTGGACATGGGCGTGGTGCCCGACGCGGAGGACGCCGAGGACGAGCTGTGCGCGGACATCATCGCCGAGCCGATGTGGCTCGCCGAGGGCCCGCTCGCCCGGCTCACCGTGGCGGGCACCGCACCCGACGAGCACGTGGTGGTGCTGGTGGCCCACCGCGCGGTCGCGGACGAGTCGTCGATGGTGATCATGCTCGACGAGCTGTCCCGGTGCTACACCGCCGCGCTGACCGGCCGGTCGCCGTCGGAGGCGTTGCGCGCACCCCTGCTCCAGTACGGTGAATTCGCGCGCTGGCAACGGGAACGCGAGGGTTCGGCCGAGCACAAGCGCATGCTGGACTGGTGGCGCGATGAACTGACCCCGGCGCCCCCGGCGCTGGCCCTGCCACTGCACCGGGACCGGCCGGCCGGACCGTCCGTCGACGGCGGCGTCGTGCGGTTCAACTGGGGCGCGGAACTGGCGGCCACGCTGGGGCAGTTCGCCCGTGAGCAGGGCGTGGACCCGGCGGCCGTGCTGCTGACCGCGTTCACCTGCCTGCTGCACCGCTTCGGCGGGGCGGACCGGATCCCGGTCGGCCTGCCGGTGCGGTCCCGGCCGTGGTCGGCCTTCGACCGCGCGGTCGGCCCGTTCGACTCGCAGCTGGTGCTCACCACCGGCTTCGGCGGACGGCCGAGCTTCCGCGAGGTGCTCAACCGGGTGCGGATCCAGCTGCGGGACGCGGCCGCGCACGGCGGGCCGACCGAGGGGCAGCTGGCCGCCGCGGTCAACCCACCCCGCGACCCGCGCCACAGCCCGTTCTTCGACGCCGGCTTCGTCTACCGCGAGCACGAGTCCATCGTGGAGTCCGATGGACTGCTGCGCGGGGTGGACGTCAAGGACCCGGCGCTGCGGCTGCGCGGGTGCACCGTGCGCCGCGAGCGCGTCGACCCGCAGTGGTCCGACGTGGACTTCGCACTGCTCATCGACGAGGTGAAGCCCGAGATCAGCGGCGGCTTCCGGTGCCGCACCAGCATGATCGACGCGCGCATCGCCCGGTTCGTCGCGGTGCAGCTGCGCACCGTGGTCGAGGCCGCGCTGGCCCATCCCGACCTGCCGGTGGCGAACCTGCCGCTGGACACCCCGGTCCGGATCAAGACCGCGCTGGTCGCGGCCGACCGGATCGAGGCCACCGCGCCGGTCACCGCCACCGTCACCGAGCTGGTCCGCACGCACAGCGGTGAAGCGCTGCCCGGGGTTTCCTATGCCGAACTGCTGGCGCGAGCCGATTCCATCGCCGCGGTGCTGCCGCCGGGCCCGGTCGCGGTCCGGATGGCGAGCGGCGCGGGACAGGTGGCGGCCGTGCTCGGCGCGTTCACCGCGGGCGCGCACGTGGTCTGCCTGGCGGCCAGTGATTCGGGGGAGCGGGCGCGATCCGTGCTCGCCGACCTCAAGCCCGTTGTGCTGCTGGTGGAGAACGCCGCGGCCGACGACAAGATCGTGCAGTGGTACAAAGACGAACTCGACGGCACGGTGGTCGACATCAACGCCGTCGAACCCGCGAAGCCGCGGCCGATGGCCGTCGCGACCACCGATCTCGCTTACGTGGCCTACACTTCCGGCTCCACCGGGCGGCCGAAGGGCATCACGCAGAACCACGCCGCGCTCGCGCAGTTCACCGGCTGGTTCGCGACGGAATTCCGCCTCGGCGAAGGTGCCCGGCTGGCCCAGTGGGCGGCACCCGGCTACGACGCCGCGCTCTGCGAGACCTTCGCCGCGCTGATCAGCGGCGCGACCCTGCACCCGGTGCCCGAGCGCATCCGCGCGAACCCGGAGAAGCTGACCGCGTGGCTGGCCGCCGAAGGCATCACGCACTTCCAGACCGTGCCCAGTTTCGCCCGCGAAGTGCTCGGGGTGCTGGAGCGCACCGGCGAGCGGTTGCCCGCGCTGACCCACCTCCTGCTGGCCGGGGAAGCGTTGCCCGCCGAGCTGGCCAACGGCCTGCGCACCGCGTTGCCGTCGGCCAGGCTGATCAACCTGTACGGGCCGACCGAGTCGATCCTCGCCACCTGGTACGAGGTTTCGGTCAAGCTGCACGGGGTCGCGCCCATCGGGCGGCCCATTCCCGGCCGCCAGGTGCTGGTGGTCGACGGTGAGGACCGCCCGTGCCCGGCCGGGGTGACCGGCAACCTGGTGCTGCGCAGCCCGTACCTGACGCCCGGCTATCTCGGTGACGTCACCACGAACGCGTTCGAACCGCTGCGGCCGCGGCCGGAACTCGGGGTGGCGGGCGGTACCTGTTACCGCACCGGCGACCTCGGGCGCTTCCGGCACGACGGGGTGCTCGAGTTCCGCGGCCGCGCCGATTCCCAGGTGAAGGTCCTGGGCATGCGGATGGAACTCGGTGAGGTGGAAGCCGCGCTGGCCGCGCACCCGTCGATCGCCGACTGCGCGGTGATCGGCGTGCCCGGTGCGGACGGCCTGGTTTCCCAGCTGCTGGCGTACGTGGTGCTCGCCGAGCCGGGCGACGCACCGGTCGCGGAGTGGCGACGGCACCTGGTGCGCCGGTTCGGCAAGACCCTGCTGCCGCTGACCTACCAGACCGTGGACGCCTTGCCCCGCAACGTCGGCGGCAAGATCGACCGGCGGCGGCTGCCGGTCCCCGAACCGGTGGTGACCCCCGTCGAGCCGAACTCACCGGCCCAGCGGGCGATCGCGGCGATCTTCGCCGAGCTGACCGGCGCGACCGCGGTCGCCGCTGACGACACGTTCTTCGCCGTGGGCGGGCAGTCCGTGCAACTGCCCCGGCTGCTGCACCTGATCCGCGCGCGACTGGGCGCCGAACTGTCCCTTTGGGACTACTTCGCCGATCCCACCCCCGCCGGCTTGTCCTTGCTGTGCACTTGTGAAACCGAAGAGGAGTGA
- the cmdF gene encoding tyrosine 2,3-aminomutase — protein MTDSVVDAEMPVTFDGESLDIAGVRRIAAREVKCTVAPESMAKAATSRKIFEETVNQGAPVYGVTTGYGEMIYMQVDVSKEVELQTNLVRSHSSGVGPLFSEEESRAMLAARLNALAKGYSAVRPELLDRLALYLNLGITPAIPEIGSLGASGDLAPLSHIAITLIGEGYLLKDGKRVETGPVLKAHGIKPLELRFKEGLAMINGTSAMTGLGSLVVGRALDQVRQAEIVTALVLETLQASTSPFLAEGHDIARPHRGQIDTAFNMRALMRGTALALEHAELRRQAEAARDETGVTKTEVYLQKAYTLRAIPQVVGAVRDTIYHAQEKLTTELNSSNDNPLFFEGQEIFHGANFHGQPIAFALDFVNLGLTQLGVFSERRTNRLLNRYLSEGLPEFLVAGDPGLNSGFAGAQYPATALVAENRTIGPASIQSVPSNGDNQDVVSMGLIAARNARKVLGNVNYILAVEFLAAAQAVDLSRRYEGLSPVSKATYDMVRSLVPTLDRDRFMSDDLEAVAAAISRGEFLDAARQSGVELR, from the coding sequence GTGACTGATTCTGTGGTCGATGCCGAGATGCCGGTTACCTTCGACGGCGAAAGCCTCGACATCGCCGGTGTCCGCCGGATCGCCGCGCGCGAGGTGAAGTGCACGGTGGCCCCGGAGTCCATGGCCAAGGCCGCGACCAGTCGCAAGATCTTCGAGGAGACGGTCAACCAGGGCGCGCCGGTGTACGGGGTCACCACCGGTTACGGCGAGATGATCTACATGCAGGTGGACGTCTCGAAGGAGGTGGAACTGCAGACCAACCTGGTGCGCAGCCACAGCTCCGGCGTGGGCCCGCTGTTCTCCGAGGAGGAGTCGCGCGCGATGCTCGCCGCCCGGCTCAACGCGCTGGCCAAGGGCTACTCCGCGGTGCGCCCCGAACTGCTCGACCGGCTCGCGCTGTACCTGAACCTCGGCATCACCCCGGCCATTCCCGAGATCGGCTCGCTGGGCGCCTCCGGTGACCTCGCGCCGCTCTCGCACATCGCGATCACCCTGATCGGCGAGGGCTACCTGCTCAAGGACGGCAAGCGGGTGGAGACCGGGCCGGTGCTCAAGGCACACGGCATCAAGCCGCTCGAACTGCGGTTCAAAGAGGGCCTGGCGATGATCAACGGCACCTCGGCGATGACCGGGCTCGGCTCGCTGGTGGTCGGCCGCGCGCTGGACCAGGTGCGGCAGGCGGAGATCGTCACCGCGCTGGTGCTGGAGACGCTGCAGGCCTCGACCAGCCCGTTCCTGGCCGAGGGCCACGACATCGCGCGCCCGCACCGCGGTCAGATCGACACCGCGTTCAACATGCGCGCGCTGATGCGGGGCACCGCGCTCGCGCTGGAGCACGCCGAACTGCGCCGCCAGGCCGAGGCCGCCCGCGACGAGACCGGCGTCACCAAGACCGAGGTGTACCTGCAGAAGGCGTACACGCTGCGCGCCATCCCGCAGGTGGTCGGCGCGGTCCGCGACACGATCTACCACGCCCAGGAGAAGCTCACCACCGAGCTGAACTCCAGCAACGACAACCCGTTGTTCTTCGAGGGCCAGGAGATCTTCCACGGCGCCAACTTCCACGGTCAGCCGATCGCCTTCGCGCTGGACTTCGTCAACCTGGGCCTGACCCAGCTGGGCGTGTTCTCCGAGCGGCGCACCAACCGGCTGCTCAACCGCTACCTCAGCGAGGGCCTGCCCGAGTTCCTCGTGGCCGGCGACCCCGGCCTGAACAGCGGTTTCGCCGGCGCGCAGTACCCGGCCACCGCGCTGGTCGCGGAGAACCGGACGATCGGCCCGGCCAGCATCCAGAGCGTGCCGTCCAACGGCGACAACCAGGACGTGGTCAGCATGGGCCTGATCGCCGCCCGCAACGCGCGCAAGGTGCTCGGCAACGTCAACTACATCCTGGCCGTGGAGTTCCTGGCCGCGGCGCAGGCGGTGGACCTGTCCCGGCGCTACGAAGGGCTGAGCCCGGTCTCCAAGGCGACCTACGACATGGTGCGCTCGCTGGTGCCCACGCTGGACCGCGACCGCTTCATGAGCGACGACCTCGAGGCGGTGGCCGCGGCGATCTCCCGCGGCGAGTTCCTCGACGCGGCCCGCCAGAGCGGCGTCGAACTGCGCTGA
- the asnB gene encoding asparagine synthase (glutamine-hydrolyzing) has translation MCGIAGSVALPHARPIAAAELGRMTAELVHRGPDEDGFFLDGPAALGFRRLSIIDLGGGSQPMFSEDGEVALVCNGEIFNHRELRAELEAKGHRFRTDCDVEVVVHLYEEEGPELLNRLNGQFAFALYDRRERQLFLARDHAGIAPLFYTRTNDHFVFGSEIKAILRHPGVPRAVDLTGLDQVLTFPGLVSPRTMFRGVSSLPGGHYLLVRDGEVREKRYWDLDYPVEEGQAQPDEYYVETLRELLTTSVRRRLQADVGVGFYLSGGLDSSLIGALVGEVVRDPHSFSITFPEADIDESGHQRLMANKIGSIHHEAPFSDDDIAAELRRMVVHAETPVKESYNTCSMVLSALAREHGVKVILTGEGADELFGGYVGYRFDGRRGNGRTGDPLEDALEDGLRQRLWGDADLFYERQYHAWRQSKMDIFSEDLQASFAEFDCLAGPVVDPVMLAGRPRLSQRSYLDFKLRMSDHLLSDHGDRMALANSIEARYPFLDRDVVEFARTVPAHLKVHRLGEKYVVKQAAQGLVPPEIIGREKYGFRAPGSPGLLRRNLEWVQDLLSHDRIKRQGYFDPHVVDHLKARYLREGFDVHPHFDDDLLLVVLTFGILLDEFGLPGR, from the coding sequence ATGTGCGGAATCGCGGGATCGGTCGCCCTGCCCCACGCCCGGCCGATCGCGGCCGCCGAGCTGGGCCGGATGACCGCCGAGCTGGTGCACCGCGGGCCGGACGAGGACGGCTTTTTCCTCGACGGCCCGGCCGCGCTGGGGTTTCGCAGGCTGAGCATCATCGACCTCGGCGGCGGCAGCCAGCCGATGTTCAGCGAGGACGGCGAAGTCGCACTCGTCTGCAACGGGGAAATCTTCAACCACCGCGAACTGCGGGCGGAACTGGAGGCGAAGGGACACCGCTTCCGCACCGACTGCGACGTCGAAGTGGTCGTTCACCTGTACGAAGAAGAAGGGCCGGAACTGCTGAACCGGCTCAACGGCCAGTTCGCCTTCGCCCTCTACGACCGCCGCGAGCGCCAGCTGTTCCTGGCCCGCGACCACGCCGGCATCGCGCCGCTGTTCTACACCAGGACCAACGACCACTTCGTGTTCGGCTCGGAGATCAAGGCGATCCTGCGGCACCCCGGTGTGCCACGCGCGGTGGACCTGACCGGCCTCGACCAGGTGCTCACCTTTCCCGGCCTGGTCAGCCCGCGCACCATGTTCCGCGGGGTGTCCAGCCTGCCCGGCGGGCACTACCTCCTGGTGCGCGACGGCGAGGTGCGCGAAAAGCGTTACTGGGACCTGGATTACCCGGTCGAAGAAGGACAGGCGCAGCCGGACGAGTACTACGTCGAAACGCTGCGCGAACTGCTGACCACTTCGGTGCGCCGCCGGTTGCAGGCCGATGTCGGCGTCGGTTTCTACCTCAGCGGCGGGCTCGATTCCTCGCTGATCGGCGCGCTGGTCGGCGAAGTCGTGCGTGACCCGCATTCGTTCTCCATCACTTTCCCCGAAGCCGACATCGACGAATCCGGGCACCAGCGGCTGATGGCGAACAAGATCGGCTCGATCCACCACGAGGCCCCGTTCTCCGACGACGACATCGCCGCCGAGCTGCGACGGATGGTGGTGCACGCGGAAACCCCGGTGAAGGAGAGCTACAACACCTGCTCGATGGTGCTTTCCGCGCTGGCGCGCGAGCACGGGGTCAAGGTGATCCTGACCGGCGAGGGCGCGGACGAGCTGTTCGGCGGTTACGTCGGCTACCGGTTCGACGGTCGGCGCGGCAACGGCCGCACCGGCGACCCGCTCGAGGACGCACTCGAAGACGGTCTGCGCCAACGGCTCTGGGGCGACGCGGACCTGTTCTACGAGCGGCAGTACCACGCCTGGCGACAGTCCAAGATGGACATCTTCAGCGAGGACCTGCAAGCCTCCTTCGCCGAGTTCGACTGCCTGGCCGGACCGGTGGTCGACCCGGTCATGCTGGCCGGGCGGCCGCGGCTGAGCCAGCGGTCCTATTTGGACTTCAAACTGCGGATGTCGGACCACCTGCTCTCCGACCACGGCGACCGGATGGCGCTGGCCAACTCGATCGAAGCGCGGTACCCGTTCCTCGACCGCGACGTGGTCGAGTTCGCGCGTACCGTGCCCGCGCACCTCAAGGTGCACCGGCTCGGCGAGAAGTACGTGGTCAAGCAGGCCGCGCAGGGACTGGTGCCGCCGGAGATCATCGGCCGGGAGAAGTACGGGTTCCGCGCGCCCGGCAGCCCCGGGCTGCTGCGCCGGAACCTGGAGTGGGTGCAGGACCTGCTCTCCCACGACCGGATCAAGCGCCAGGGCTACTTCGACCCGCATGTTGTCGACCACCTCAAGGCGCGCTACCTGCGCGAAGGTTTCGACGTCCACCCGCATTTCGACGACGACCTGCTGCTCGTCGTACTGACGTTCGGCATCTTGCTCGACGAGTTCGGGCTGCCCGGTAGGTAG
- a CDS encoding non-ribosomal peptide synthetase — MTSEAFQAIQALVAKAIARFPDHVAVECADGKLTYAELDRRADDIAAALQEAGAAPGSLVPVLAEDRRELVAAVLGVLRIGGVVVPLDATAQQRRLEQALNDTDASWVVTGSDLGGLPAKVLAASGATETTRIDIADTAGTSARRTVVAHEPSPDDPCYVFFTSGSTGRPKGIVGRLGSVDHYIRWETELLGVDAGWRVSQLISPAFDAVLRDIFVPLTTGATICVPPPDTLLDAAALSRWLDSAEISLVHCVPSLFRRFATAPGTHEFAALECVALSGEKLAPRDAAGWFDRFGERTKLLNLYGPSETTMTKTFHFVTRADTERDSIPIGRPMPETEVLVLTDRGEPAAPGEVGEIYLRTPHRSLGYHRQPDATGKAFVPDPRSPGEVVYRTGDFGRFSAEGLLEYLGRKDHQVKIGGVRVELGGVESVLREHPAVTEAAVVAGESADGTPFLCAHYEQDTEIDSALLRAFLRERLPEAAVPAVFAPTTELPRTISGKIDRRALPATAPSTSDAGADVLAPRSPAEQAIARIWASVLPGHSGAVDIRQDFFDAGGSSLLVIELLSRLGAEFGVSLPLHDFLSAPTVAAVAGLIEGSLIADDTDDLGL; from the coding sequence ATGACTTCGGAGGCTTTCCAAGCGATCCAGGCGCTGGTGGCCAAGGCGATCGCCCGCTTCCCGGACCACGTCGCGGTCGAGTGCGCCGACGGCAAGCTCACCTACGCCGAGCTGGACCGGCGGGCGGACGACATCGCCGCCGCGCTGCAGGAAGCGGGCGCGGCACCCGGCTCACTGGTGCCGGTGCTCGCCGAGGACCGCCGCGAGCTGGTCGCCGCGGTGCTCGGGGTGCTGCGCATCGGCGGGGTGGTGGTGCCGCTGGACGCCACCGCTCAGCAGCGGCGGCTGGAGCAGGCGCTCAACGACACCGACGCCTCCTGGGTGGTCACCGGCTCCGATCTCGGCGGACTGCCCGCCAAGGTGCTCGCCGCGTCCGGTGCCACCGAGACCACGCGCATCGACATCGCCGACACCGCGGGCACCAGCGCGCGCCGGACCGTGGTCGCGCACGAGCCGTCGCCGGACGACCCCTGCTACGTCTTCTTCACCTCGGGTTCCACCGGCCGCCCCAAGGGCATCGTCGGCAGGCTCGGCTCGGTCGACCACTACATCCGCTGGGAGACCGAGCTGCTCGGGGTGGACGCCGGGTGGCGGGTCAGCCAGCTGATCAGCCCGGCGTTCGACGCCGTGCTGCGTGACATCTTCGTCCCGCTGACCACCGGTGCCACCATCTGCGTGCCGCCGCCGGACACCCTGCTCGACGCCGCCGCGCTGAGCCGCTGGCTGGATTCGGCCGAGATCTCGCTGGTCCACTGCGTGCCCTCGCTGTTCCGCCGGTTCGCCACCGCGCCCGGCACGCACGAGTTCGCCGCGCTGGAATGCGTCGCGCTGTCCGGCGAGAAGCTGGCCCCGCGCGACGCGGCCGGCTGGTTCGACCGCTTCGGCGAGCGGACCAAGCTGCTGAACCTGTACGGCCCGTCGGAAACCACGATGACCAAGACGTTCCACTTCGTCACGCGTGCCGACACCGAGCGCGACTCGATCCCGATCGGGCGCCCGATGCCGGAGACCGAGGTGCTGGTGCTCACCGACCGCGGCGAGCCGGCCGCGCCCGGTGAGGTCGGCGAGATCTACCTGCGCACGCCGCACCGCTCGCTCGGTTACCACCGCCAGCCCGATGCCACCGGCAAGGCCTTCGTGCCCGACCCGCGCTCCCCCGGTGAGGTCGTCTACCGCACCGGCGACTTCGGCCGGTTCTCCGCCGAGGGCCTGCTGGAGTACCTGGGGCGCAAGGACCACCAGGTGAAGATCGGCGGCGTCCGCGTCGAACTGGGCGGGGTGGAGAGCGTGCTGCGTGAGCACCCCGCGGTCACCGAGGCCGCGGTCGTCGCCGGGGAATCCGCCGACGGCACGCCGTTCCTGTGCGCTCATTACGAGCAGGACACCGAGATCGACTCCGCGCTGCTGCGTGCCTTCCTGCGCGAGCGGCTGCCGGAGGCCGCGGTGCCCGCGGTCTTCGCGCCGACCACCGAGCTGCCCCGCACGATCAGCGGCAAGATCGACCGCCGCGCCCTCCCCGCCACCGCTCCGTCCACTTCGGACGCAGGTGCCGACGTGCTGGCACCGCGCTCGCCTGCCGAGCAGGCCATCGCCCGGATCTGGGCGAGCGTGCTGCCGGGCCACTCGGGCGCGGTGGACATCCGGCAGGACTTCTTCGACGCGGGCGGCAGTTCCCTGCTGGTCATCGAGCTGCTCTCCCGGCTCGGCGCGGAGTTCGGGGTTTCCCTGCCGCTGCACGACTTCCTCTCCGCACCGACCGTGGCGGCCGTCGCCGGGCTGATCGAGGGATCCCTGATCGCCGACGACACCGACGACTTGGGCCTCTGA
- a CDS encoding NAD(P)/FAD-dependent oxidoreductase gives MADVTKTRAVVLGGSIAGLFAARVLADAYDEVLIVDRDALIGVDGPRRSCPQGKHINGLLARGQLAMEEMFPGITEEIFADGVPTGDLAGDVRWYFKGKPIKQQDAGLTCVSASRPMLEKHIRRRTNALENVSFVEKHDILGLVTSEDKRRVTGVKVQRIGTKAAEKVLNADLVIDATGRGSRTPIWLEELGYGRVEEERKKIGLGYVTQHYRLTEDPYHGDLSINPVASADLPRGAIFTKTDGGRVELTTYGLLGDHPPTDQAGLFEWLKTLSTQDIYNAVKTAEILDEPVAFRFPTTLRRRYEKMDRFPDGLLVVGDAVTCFNPVYAQGMTVSALSALTIRGHLHSGATPDPKMYFADLARDVIDPPWEMTNTVDLSFPGVEGNRTFALKVQQFFLSLTQTAASRDGDVAAAYMKTAGMVAKPETLMQPKMLFKIIKAVLFGRKNQAVPRSAASPKVTALPQSTTTEEKKAA, from the coding sequence ATGGCCGACGTGACCAAAACACGCGCGGTGGTGCTCGGTGGGAGCATCGCGGGGCTGTTCGCCGCCCGGGTGCTCGCCGATGCCTACGACGAGGTGCTCATCGTGGACCGCGACGCGCTCATCGGCGTCGACGGACCGCGGCGGTCCTGCCCGCAGGGCAAGCACATCAACGGCCTGCTCGCCCGCGGTCAGCTGGCGATGGAGGAGATGTTCCCCGGCATCACCGAGGAGATCTTCGCCGACGGCGTGCCAACCGGCGACCTGGCCGGCGACGTGCGCTGGTACTTCAAGGGCAAGCCGATCAAGCAGCAGGACGCCGGGCTGACCTGCGTTTCGGCCAGCAGGCCGATGCTGGAGAAGCACATCCGCCGGCGGACCAACGCGCTGGAGAACGTCAGCTTCGTGGAGAAGCACGACATCCTCGGCCTGGTCACCAGCGAGGACAAGCGCCGCGTCACCGGGGTCAAGGTGCAGCGCATCGGCACCAAGGCCGCGGAGAAGGTGCTCAACGCCGACCTGGTCATCGACGCCACCGGCCGCGGCTCGCGCACCCCGATCTGGCTGGAGGAGCTGGGTTACGGCCGGGTCGAGGAGGAGCGCAAGAAGATCGGCCTCGGCTACGTCACCCAGCACTACCGGCTCACCGAGGACCCGTACCACGGCGACCTGTCGATCAACCCGGTCGCCTCGGCCGACCTGCCGCGTGGCGCGATCTTCACCAAAACCGACGGCGGCCGCGTCGAGCTGACCACCTACGGCCTGCTCGGCGACCACCCGCCCACCGACCAGGCCGGCCTGTTCGAGTGGCTGAAGACGCTGTCCACCCAGGACATCTACAACGCGGTGAAGACCGCGGAGATCCTGGACGAGCCGGTCGCCTTCCGCTTCCCGACCACGCTGCGCCGCCGGTACGAGAAGATGGACCGCTTCCCGGACGGCCTGCTTGTCGTCGGTGACGCGGTGACCTGCTTCAACCCGGTGTACGCCCAGGGCATGACGGTGTCCGCGCTGTCCGCGCTGACCATTCGCGGTCACCTGCACAGCGGCGCCACCCCGGACCCGAAGATGTACTTCGCCGACCTGGCGCGCGACGTGATCGACCCGCCGTGGGAGATGACCAACACGGTCGACCTGAGCTTCCCCGGGGTCGAGGGCAACCGCACCTTCGCGCTGAAGGTGCAGCAGTTCTTCCTGTCGCTGACCCAGACCGCCGCCTCGCGCGACGGTGACGTGGCGGCCGCGTACATGAAGACCGCGGGCATGGTGGCCAAGCCGGAAACGCTGATGCAGCCGAAGATGCTGTTCAAGATCATCAAGGCGGTGCTGTTCGGCAGGAAGAACCAGGCCGTGCCGCGCAGCGCCGCGTCGCCGAAGGTGACCGCGCTGCCGCAGAGCACCACGACCGAGGAGAAGAAGGCGGCATAA